CCTGCAATGCAGTGCTCAGCAACACTGCGACGTTGACGAACCTCGTCAGCCCAAGCCGTATATCCGTATTCAATTAATATTTGTTCAACTTTCGTAATTTCTGGCGACAATCCTTGGATCTCCAATTGAAACAAGGTTAAAGAAGATAATTTAGCTTGAATTTTTGCTTCATTAGGATCAACATATGGTAATTTTAAAATAGCGTATAGACTGTATCGAGCCGCTTTATAAAGTGCAGATAAAGGATCGGTCAAAATAAGATGCCGAATTCTGAGTCGCTGAATTTCAGAGTAATATTGTTGCCGCATATCTTCTATCCTTACGTTTTGTTCATTCATCTTGGTGGACTCTAAGCTCAATCGCTTTAACTCGTCGGTCATTGCGACAGAGCTAGTATGAAGGAAGTCAGGTGGCAGTTGTTTAATTGCACAGCGAAGATGGTAAAGAACCCTATAGCAGTCATGGCTCATGAGCTTTTCACGCAATGCTTGATCGGAATTATGAATATCAGCTGCATCGACAACATGCATGGCATACTCAAGATAGCCAAAGTTCATTGCAATAAAAGCAAGCTTTAGCAAAGCAAGATACAACCCGTCATTTGGCAAGCCCATTTCAAGTACACTTTCTATGCTGCGAAAGAACAAAGCATCGCCACAGACAGTAAATCCTTTCTGTCTAGCCCCGACAGGTAAGCGACATGGCATAATCTCCTGTAAATTTGTGAACCCGGCAAAATGAAATCCATGACTGTGCGCAAAATCGTGAATATGGGAAAAAAGAT
The sequence above is a segment of the bacterium genome. Coding sequences within it:
- a CDS encoding FkbM family methyltransferase encodes the protein MTQLNERIIAHHVGARGFGVALNCPPRFTRNVFHVTYEADEACARDMINSNKDSSLIVLPYCLGHQDQPCNLYIMNNQFMSSTFKPNQKYNNYYIINYTHGVEYGLKLNGECYDLHLVDDNHIAKIMNVNMRKLDSVIRDDKLIRDFPPDFLSLDTQGSEFNILLGAQQTFKNHVMALATEIEFHQLYEDQHLFSHIHDFAHSHGFHFAGFTNLQEIMPCRLPVGARQKGFTVCGDALFFRSIESVLEMGLPNDGLYLALLKLAFIAMNFGYLEYAMHVVDAADIHNSDQALREKLMSHDCYRVLYHLRCAIKQLPPDFLHTSSVAMTDELKRLSLESTKMNEQNVRIEDMRQQYYSEIQRLRIRHLILTDPLSALYKAARYSLYAILKLPYVDPNEAKIQAKLSSLTLFQLEIQGLSPEITKVEQILIEYGYTAWADEVRQRRSVAEHCIAGKMFTKPS